Within Actinosynnema pretiosum, the genomic segment GGAACCCTTGGTCATCCGGCGGCAGAGTTTCTCACTCTGCTTTCGCTACTCATGCCTGCATTCTCACTCGCACAGCCTCCACACCTGGATCACTCCGGCACTTCGCTGGCTGCACGACGCTCCCCTACCCATCAACACAAGCTGTGTCAATGACACGGCTTCGGCGGTGTGCTTAAGCCCCGCTACATTGTCGGCGCAGGACCACTTGACCAGTGAGCTATTACGCACTCTTTAAAGGGTGGCTGCTTCTAAGCCAACCTCCTGGTTGTCTGTGCGATCCCACATCCTTTCCCACTTAGCACACACTTAGGGGCCTTAGCCGGCGTTCTGGGCTGTTTCCCTCTCGACTACGAAGCTTATCCCCCGCAGTCTCACTGCCGCGCTCTCACGTACCGGCATTCGGAGTTTGGTTGATTTCGGTAAGCTTGTGGGCCCCCTAGACCATCCAGTGCTCTACCTCCGGCACGAAACACACGACGCTGCACCTAAATGCATTTCGGGGAGAACCAGCTATCACGGAGTTTGATTGGCCTTTCACCCCTAACCACAGCTCATCCCCCAGGTTTTCAACCCTGGTGGGTTCGGGCCTCCACGCGGTCTTACCCACGCTTCACCCTGGCCATGGCTAGATCACTCCGCTTCGGGTCTAGACCACGCGACTCTGGCGCCCTATTCGGACTCGCTTTCGCTACGGCTACCCCACACGGGTTAACCTCGCCACGTAGCACTAACTCGCAGGCTCATTCTTCAAAAGGCACGCCGTCACCCCGTAAGGCTCCGACGGATTGTAGGCACACGGTTTCAGGTACTATTTCACTCCCCTCCCGGGGTACTTTTCACCTTTCCCTCACGGTACTAGTCCGCTATCGGTCACCAGGGAGTATTCAGGCTTAGCGGGTGGTCCCGCCAGATTCACAGCAAATTCCACGAGCTCGCTGCTACTTGGGAACACCGTCAGGAGACACTAGGTTTTCGCGTAAGGGGCTCTCACCCTCTACGGCCGCGCTTTCCAGACACGTTCCGCTAACCACAGTGTTTTATGACTCCTCGACCGTCCGGCAGAACGATCAGACAGGTCCCACGACCCCGTACACGCAACCCCTGCCGGGTATCACACGAATACGGTTTAGCCTCTTCCGCTTTCGCTCGCCACTACTCACGGAATCACGGTTGTTTTCTCTTCCTGCGGGTACTGAGATGTTTCACTTCCCCGCGTTCCCTCCACACGCCCTATGTGTTCAGACGTGGGTGACCCCACATGACTGGGGCCGGGTTTCCCCATTCGGAAATCCTTGGATCTCAGCTCGGTTGACAGCTCCCCAAGGCTTATCGCAGTCTCCTACGTCCTTCATCGGCTCCTGGTGCCAAGGCATCCACCGTATGCCCTTAATAACTTGCCACAAAGATGCTCGCATCCACTGTGCAGTTCTCAAAGAACAAACCGACGACCTCCCACTACTGTCAACGCCTGCCACCCAGTATCTCGGGCAGTGGTTCGCATGACGGGGAAGCCCCGATCACTGAAAGACACTCACGTGTTCTCTCAGGACCCAACAGCGTACCGAACAATTCTCGAAACCCCCGACCGACCCTTCCACGCTCTCGCGAGCAGTACTAACTCGGTCGGCAATCCCGATTCATGCATTAGCCAGCATCCACAATATTGAGCTCCACCGGTCGATCGTTCGCCGACCGCGTGGCCTCCGAACCAGGCAAGCCCGATCCGCAGATGCTCCTTAGAAAGGAGGTGATCCAGCCGCACCTTCCGGTACGGCTACCTTGTTACGACTTCGTCCCAATCGCCAGTCCCACCTTCGACCGCTCCCCCCCTTGCGGGTTGGGCCACGGGCTTCGGGTGTTACCGACTTTCGTGACGTGACGGGCGGTGTGTACAAGGCCCGGGAACGTATTCACCGCAGCGTTGCTGATCTGCGATTACTAGCGACTCCGACTTCACGGGGTCGAGTTGCAGACCCCGATCCGAACTGAGACCGGCTTTATGGGATTCGCTCCACCTCACGGCTTAGCAGCCCTTTGTACCGGCCATTGTAGCATGTGTGAAGCCCTGGACATAAGGGGCATGATGACTTGACGTCATCCCCACCTTCCTCCGAGTTGACCCCGGCAGTCTCCCATGAGTCCCCGCCATAACGCGCTGGCAACATGGAACGAGGGTTGCGCTCGTTGCGGGACTTAACCCAACATCTCACGACACGAGCTGACGACAGCCATGCACCACCTGTACACCGGCCACAAGGGGGCCAATATCTCTACTGGTTTCCAGTGCATGTCAAGCCCAGGTAAGGTTCTTCGCGTTGCATCGAATTAATCCACATGCTCCGCCGCTTGTGCGGGCCCCCGTCAATTCCTTTGAGTTTTAGCCTTGCGGCCGTACTCCCCAGGCGGGGTGCTTAATGCGTTAGCTGCGGCACGGAGGACGTGGAAGTCCCCCACACCTAGCACCCACCGTTTACGGCGTGGACTACCAGGGTATCTAATCCTGTTCGCTCCCCACGCTTTCGCTCCTCAGCGTCAGTATCGGCCCAGAGACCCGCCTTCGCCACCGGTGTTCCTCCTGATATCTGCGCATTTCACCGCTACACCAGGAATTCCAGTCTCCCCTGCCGAACTCAAGTCTGCCCGTATCGACCGCAGGCTCGGGGTTAAGCCCCAAGTTTTCACGGCCGACGCGACAAACCGCCTACGAGCTCTTTACGCCCAATAATTCCGGACAACGCTCGCACCCTACGTATTACCGCGGCTGCTGGCACGTAGTTAGCCGGTGCTTCTTCTGCAGGTACCGTCACTTGCGCTTCGTCCCTGCTGAAAGAGGTTTACAACCCGAAGGCCGTCGTCCCTCACGCGGCGTCGCTGCATCAGGCTTTCGCCCATTGTGCAATATTCCCCACTGCTGCCTCCCGTAGGAGTCTGGGCCGTGTCTCAGTCCCAGTGTGGCCGGTCACCCTCTCAGGCCGGCTACCCGTCGTCGCCTTGGTAGGCCATTACCCCACCAACAAGCTGATAGGCCGCGGGTCCATCCTGTACCGCCGGAACTTTCCAACCCCTTGGATGCCCAAGGGGCTCGTATCCGGTATTAGACCTAGTTTCCCAGGCTTATCCCAGAGTACAGGGCAGGTTACCCACGTGTTACTCACCCGTTCGCCGCTCGTGTACCCCGAAGGGCCTTACCGCTCGACTTGCATGTGTTAAGCACGCCGCCAGCGTTCGTCCTGAGCCAGGATCAAACTCTCCAATAATGAATGAGTTGATCGCTCGGACAACCACTGACATGAATTTGTCAGCTGTCCAGTAACAATCTCAAAGGAATCCTCTTGACGAGGATCATAATTTACTGGCTATTCGGCACGCTGTTGAGTTCTCAAAGAACACGCGCACATCATCACGTTCCGCAGCGCGGCCCGATCCGAGGCTAGTGCTTCATTCTACGTTTGCGCTTGAAACCAGACGCCCTTGGCCGCAGCACCTCAAGAAGAGGCCGGGCTGGGTCTTCCGTTTCGCAGGTCACCCACTCTACCACACGATCTGGGAGCTTGGTTCGTGACCCTGGTCTTCCGCCGCGCTCCGTTCCGGTGTTTCCCGGCCCGTTCCGCGCTGGCAGAGAGAAAGTTACACGCACCCGAACCCGAGGTCAAATCGGGGGCGCAGGCCAGTGCCGCAGCACCAAACCGCAGGTCAAGCGGCCTGCGGCAGGCCTACCGACACGCTATCCGACCCGCAGCGACCACAACAGTGTGACCGCGATCACACCAAATGATGACGAAGGCCGCCGCCCCCAGCGGGGACGGCGGCCTCGGTGAACGAAGAACGCGCAGGTCAGCGAACTGCGGACCGGATCAGCGGTGGACCTTCACGCCCGCGAAGTTCCGCTTCCCGCGCCGCACGACCAGCCACGTCCCGTGCAGCAGGTCCTCGGCGGTGGGCGTCCACTCCTCGTCGGTCACCTTCGTGTTGTTCACGTAGGCGCCGCCCTCCTTGACCGCGCGCCGCGCCGCCCCCCTGCTGTCCGCCAGCTGGCCCGCGATCAGCAGGTCCACGATCGTCGGCGCGTCCGCCAGGGCGACCTCGCCGGACGGCACCTCGGCCATGGCCGCGTCGAGCGTCGACAGGTCCAGCTCCCGCAGCTCCCCCCGGCCGAACAGCGCCTGGCTGGCCGCGACGACCTGCTCCCGCTCGTGCTGCCCGTGCACCAGGTCGGTGAACAGCTCGGCCAGCTTGCGCTGCGCCGCCCGCAGGTGCGGGGCGCTCGTGGTCTGCTCCTCCAGCTCCGCGATCTCCTCGCGGGACAGGAAGCTGAACAGCCGCAGGTAGTGGATGACCTCGGCGTCGCCGACGTTCACGAAGTACTGGTACCAGGCGTACGGCGAGGTCATCGACGGGTCGAGCCACACGTTGCCGCCGCCGGTGGACTTGCCGAACTTCCGGCCCTCGGAGTCCGTGACCAGGGGCGCGGTCATGGCGTGCACGGTGCGCCCCTCGACCTTGCGGATGAGGTCGACGCCGCCGACGAGGTTGCCCCACTGGTCGGAGCCGCCGATCTGCAGCGCGACGCCGTGGTCGCGGTGCAGCCGCAGGTAGTCGTGCGACTGGAGCAGCAGGTAGCTGAACTCGGTGAACGACATGCCGTCGCTGGCCAGCCGGCGCTTGACCGTCTCGCGGGCGAGCATGACGTTGACCGAGAAGTGCTTGCCGACGTCGCGCAGGAACTCCAGCACCGGCATCGGGCCGGTCCAGTCCAGGTTGTTGACCACGATCGCGCCGGTCGGGCCGTCGTCGAACTCGACGAACCGCTCCAGCTGCCCCTTGATCCGCCCGACCCACTCGGCGACCGTGTCCACCGGGTTGAGCTGGCGCTCGGCCGTGTCGCGCGGGTCGCCGATCATGCCGGTGGCGCCGCCCGCGAGGATCACCGGCCGGTGACCGGCGCGCTGGAAGCGGCGGAGCATCAGCAGGGGGACGAGGTTGCCCGCGTGCAGGCTCGGGGCGCTCGGGTCGAAGCCGCAATAGAGGGTGAGCGGCCCCGAGTCGAGGTCCTTGCGCAGGGCGTCGAGGTCGGTGGACTGCGCGATCAGGCCGCGCCAGGTCAGCTCGTCGAGGATGTGCTCACTCACGCGGACCATTGTCGCCCACCCGGTCCACCGCTTTTGACCGGCACCACTCCCCCACCCGGTGGAACGCGGCGGTGGCGAGGACGGCGGCGTGGTCGGCGGGCGCGTAGCCGTGGCCGGTGAAGCG encodes:
- the tyrS gene encoding tyrosine--tRNA ligase codes for the protein MSEHILDELTWRGLIAQSTDLDALRKDLDSGPLTLYCGFDPSAPSLHAGNLVPLLMLRRFQRAGHRPVILAGGATGMIGDPRDTAERQLNPVDTVAEWVGRIKGQLERFVEFDDGPTGAIVVNNLDWTGPMPVLEFLRDVGKHFSVNVMLARETVKRRLASDGMSFTEFSYLLLQSHDYLRLHRDHGVALQIGGSDQWGNLVGGVDLIRKVEGRTVHAMTAPLVTDSEGRKFGKSTGGGNVWLDPSMTSPYAWYQYFVNVGDAEVIHYLRLFSFLSREEIAELEEQTTSAPHLRAAQRKLAELFTDLVHGQHEREQVVAASQALFGRGELRELDLSTLDAAMAEVPSGEVALADAPTIVDLLIAGQLADSRGAARRAVKEGGAYVNNTKVTDEEWTPTAEDLLHGTWLVVRRGKRNFAGVKVHR